One region of Streptomyces davaonensis JCM 4913 genomic DNA includes:
- a CDS encoding HAD family hydrolase has protein sequence MPSDRNIVLFDLFGVIARHQRPGALAKMAARCHAPTEAFTQEYWACRPPYDAGQQSAREYWTAVLGRLHSEPDLDMIEELRRADIDSWSRVDDRMVAYVQSLRDVAEVALLSNIPADHADAFLTAQPWLHNLDHVAFSGKIKVAKPDRAAFQYCADAMRAAPADFLFVDDREENVRAAQATGMRGHVFTGQDELAAVIVRQLEEFAQCGSTSVRTWKASPGSSTPTTSSPAAGTTSADG, from the coding sequence ATGCCGAGCGACCGGAACATCGTGCTGTTCGACCTCTTCGGGGTCATCGCCCGCCACCAACGCCCGGGTGCTCTGGCGAAGATGGCGGCCCGCTGCCACGCCCCCACCGAAGCCTTCACCCAGGAGTACTGGGCATGCCGCCCACCGTACGACGCGGGACAGCAGTCGGCGCGCGAGTACTGGACCGCCGTACTGGGACGGCTGCACTCGGAACCTGACCTCGACATGATCGAGGAGTTGCGCCGGGCCGACATCGACAGCTGGTCGCGCGTCGACGACCGGATGGTCGCCTACGTCCAGTCCCTGCGCGACGTCGCCGAGGTCGCCCTGCTGTCCAACATCCCCGCGGACCACGCCGACGCCTTCCTCACCGCGCAGCCCTGGCTGCACAATCTGGATCACGTTGCCTTCTCCGGGAAGATCAAAGTGGCGAAACCCGACCGAGCGGCCTTCCAGTACTGCGCCGACGCGATGCGGGCCGCCCCGGCGGACTTCCTCTTCGTCGACGACCGCGAGGAGAACGTACGCGCCGCGCAGGCCACGGGAATGCGCGGGCACGTCTTCACCGGCCAGGACGAGCTGGCGGCAGTCATCGTGAGACAGCTTGAGGAGTTTGCCCAGTGCGGATCTACATCAGTGCGGACATGGAAGGCGTCACCGGGCTCGTCGACGCCGACGACGTCCAGCCCGGCGGCCGGGACTACGAGCGCGGACGGCTGA
- a CDS encoding L-threonylcarbamoyladenylate synthase, whose protein sequence is MAKYFDVHPENPQPRVLAQIADSVRADALIAYPTDSCYALGCRLGSRDGTDRIRAIRRLDDRHHFTLVCQDFAQLGQFVQIDKDVFRAIKASTPGSYTFILPATREVPRMLQHPKKKTVGVRIPDHVVTQAILTELGEPLLSSTLLLPDEDEPMTQGWEIKDRLDHVLDAVVDSGECGTEPTTVIDFSGGEAEIVRRGAGDTTRFE, encoded by the coding sequence ATGGCCAAGTACTTCGATGTGCACCCCGAAAACCCCCAGCCGCGGGTCCTCGCGCAGATCGCCGACAGCGTCCGCGCCGACGCGCTGATCGCGTATCCGACGGACTCCTGCTACGCCCTGGGCTGCCGACTGGGCAGCCGCGACGGAACGGACCGGATCCGGGCGATCCGCCGCCTGGACGACCGGCACCACTTCACCCTGGTGTGCCAGGACTTCGCGCAGCTCGGGCAGTTCGTGCAGATCGACAAGGACGTGTTCCGCGCGATCAAGGCCTCCACGCCGGGCAGTTACACCTTCATCCTGCCCGCGACGCGGGAGGTGCCGCGGATGCTCCAGCACCCGAAGAAGAAGACGGTCGGAGTGCGCATCCCCGACCACGTGGTGACCCAGGCGATCCTCACCGAGCTGGGCGAGCCACTGCTGTCCAGCACGCTGCTGCTGCCGGACGAGGACGAACCGATGACCCAGGGCTGGGAGATCAAGGACCGCCTCGACCATGTGCTGGACGCGGTGGTCGACTCCGGGGAGTGCGGCACCGAGCCCACCACGGTCATCGACTTCTCCGGCGGCGAGGCCGAGATCGTACGGCGCGGGGCGGGCGACACCACACGGTTCGAGTGA
- a CDS encoding dienelactone hydrolase family protein, which translates to MTAVQGTAVDIVTEDGTADAYLAHPGDGVPHPAVLLYMDAFGIRSRLRAMADRLAGAGHTVLVPNVLYRHGRTPVAELPDFIDPEARPEILQQLGPMIHSLTPDLAMRDAGAYLRWLAESPLVADGPVAVTGYCMGARLSLLTAGTYPERVAAAAGFHGGRLATESPDSPHLVAEHITAELYFGHADQDPSLPEEQIERLERTLTEAGVRHRCEVYPGARHGFTQADTSAYDRQADERHWAALLDLLKRTF; encoded by the coding sequence ATGACCGCCGTACAGGGAACCGCCGTGGACATCGTCACCGAGGACGGCACCGCCGACGCCTATCTGGCCCACCCCGGTGACGGGGTGCCCCACCCGGCGGTCCTGCTCTACATGGACGCCTTCGGGATCCGGTCGCGGCTGCGGGCCATGGCCGACCGCCTCGCCGGGGCCGGTCACACCGTGCTGGTGCCGAATGTGCTCTACCGCCACGGGCGCACTCCGGTCGCCGAGTTGCCCGACTTCATCGACCCCGAGGCCAGGCCGGAGATCCTCCAGCAGCTCGGTCCGATGATCCACTCCTTGACCCCGGACCTGGCGATGCGGGACGCCGGGGCCTATCTGCGATGGCTGGCCGAGAGCCCCCTGGTCGCCGACGGTCCGGTCGCGGTGACCGGGTACTGCATGGGGGCACGGCTCTCCCTGCTGACCGCCGGCACCTACCCGGAGCGGGTCGCGGCGGCGGCCGGTTTCCACGGCGGGCGGCTGGCCACCGAGTCCCCGGACAGCCCGCACCTGGTCGCCGAACACATCACCGCCGAGCTGTACTTCGGCCATGCCGACCAGGATCCCTCGCTGCCCGAGGAGCAGATCGAGCGACTGGAGCGCACGCTGACCGAGGCGGGCGTCCGCCACCGCTGCGAGGTCTACCCGGGCGCCCGGCACGGCTTCACCCAGGCCGACACCTCCGCGTACGACCGACAGGCGGACGAGAGGCACTGGGCGGCGCTGCTGGACCTGCTGAAGCGGACCTTCTGA
- a CDS encoding cytochrome P450 family protein: protein MTVTDRTERFALDPFGSDIAAESARLRALGPVVPVDLPGGIPAWAPTGYDTLKQLILDAQVSKDPRKHWRLWPEIGEHPSWGWILGWVGVVNMLSTYGPDHTRLRKLVAPSFTQRRTEAMRSRVETITAELLEKVAGSGDGTVDIKAALAHPLPLRIICELFGVPDELVPDTTRLIAAIMDTSDPSPEHAASVQQQIGTVLPALIAHRTEHPGDDLTTELIRVRDEDGDRLSDEELLYTLLLVIGAGFETTVNLIGNAVVALLRDPGQLAAVRSGEIGWDAVVDETLRVHPSIASLPLRFAVTDIEIAGVTIPAGDAIITTYAAAGLDPEHYGPNADSFDAARGADDHMAFGIGVHRCIGAPLARVEAMTALPALFDRFPGMRLAVDADELRQVPSFIAFGWQEIPVLLGD, encoded by the coding sequence GAGTCGGCCCGGCTGCGCGCCCTCGGCCCGGTCGTGCCGGTCGACCTGCCCGGCGGCATCCCCGCCTGGGCGCCCACCGGTTACGACACCCTCAAGCAGCTCATCCTCGACGCGCAGGTCAGCAAGGACCCCCGCAAGCACTGGCGGCTGTGGCCAGAGATCGGCGAACACCCCTCCTGGGGCTGGATCCTGGGCTGGGTCGGCGTGGTCAACATGCTGTCCACCTACGGCCCCGACCACACCCGGCTGCGCAAGCTCGTGGCGCCCAGCTTCACCCAGCGGCGCACCGAGGCGATGCGGTCCCGGGTGGAGACGATCACCGCGGAACTGCTGGAGAAGGTGGCCGGCTCCGGCGACGGCACCGTGGACATCAAGGCGGCCCTCGCCCACCCCCTCCCCCTGCGGATCATCTGCGAACTCTTCGGCGTGCCGGACGAGTTGGTGCCCGACACCACCCGGCTGATCGCGGCCATCATGGACACCTCGGACCCGTCCCCCGAGCACGCCGCGTCCGTGCAGCAGCAGATCGGCACGGTGCTGCCCGCGCTGATCGCCCACCGCACCGAGCACCCCGGGGACGATCTGACCACCGAGCTGATCCGGGTGCGGGACGAGGACGGCGACCGGCTCAGCGACGAGGAACTGCTGTACACGCTGCTGCTGGTGATCGGCGCCGGGTTCGAGACGACGGTGAACCTCATCGGCAACGCGGTCGTCGCCCTGCTGCGCGACCCCGGGCAACTGGCGGCCGTACGGTCCGGGGAGATCGGCTGGGACGCGGTCGTCGACGAGACACTGCGGGTGCACCCGTCGATCGCCTCGCTGCCGCTCCGGTTCGCGGTCACCGACATCGAGATCGCGGGCGTCACGATCCCGGCCGGGGACGCCATCATCACGACGTACGCCGCGGCGGGCCTGGACCCTGAGCACTACGGTCCGAACGCGGACTCCTTCGACGCCGCGCGCGGAGCCGACGACCACATGGCGTTCGGTATCGGTGTGCACCGCTGCATCGGCGCGCCGCTGGCCCGGGTGGAGGCCATGACCGCGCTGCCCGCGCTGTTCGACCGGTTCCCGGGGATGCGGCTCGCCGTCGACGCGGACGAGCTGCGACAGGTGCCGTCGTTCATCGCCTTCGGCTGGCAGGAGATTCCGGTGCTGCTCGGCGACTGA
- a CDS encoding SDR family NAD(P)-dependent oxidoreductase, translating into MISQPQSYLSELFSLSGRVALVTGGSSGIGRAIAGALARAGASVVVVARKEAELAAMVEELTADGCRAAWVSADLSTRDGVRAAAEEAAAVFGEPDILVNSAGINLRPPMAELDDDVWDTTMAVNLEAPYLLGRRFGPGMAERGFGRIIHITSQQAHRAFVQSGAYGVSKGALESLARSQAEAWSPHGVTCNTLVPGFVMTPLNARLSSDPEKVAALAARTMVGRNGLAEDFAGAAVFLASRASAYVTGQALFVDGGFSVH; encoded by the coding sequence ATGATTTCCCAACCCCAGTCCTATCTCTCCGAACTGTTCTCCCTCTCCGGCCGGGTCGCCCTGGTGACCGGCGGCAGCTCCGGCATCGGGCGCGCCATCGCCGGGGCCCTCGCCCGGGCGGGCGCGAGTGTCGTGGTCGTCGCCCGTAAGGAGGCCGAACTGGCGGCGATGGTAGAGGAGTTGACTGCTGATGGCTGCCGGGCCGCCTGGGTGAGCGCCGACCTGAGCACGCGGGACGGGGTGCGCGCGGCGGCAGAGGAGGCAGCCGCGGTGTTCGGGGAGCCCGACATCCTGGTCAACTCCGCCGGGATCAACCTGCGCCCGCCCATGGCCGAACTGGACGACGACGTCTGGGACACGACGATGGCCGTGAACCTGGAGGCCCCCTATCTCCTGGGCCGGCGCTTCGGTCCCGGCATGGCCGAGCGCGGCTTCGGCCGCATCATCCACATCACCTCCCAACAGGCCCACCGCGCCTTCGTCCAGAGCGGCGCCTACGGCGTCTCCAAGGGAGCACTGGAGTCGCTCGCCCGATCCCAGGCGGAGGCCTGGTCACCCCATGGCGTCACCTGCAACACACTCGTGCCGGGTTTCGTGATGACCCCGCTCAACGCACGGCTGTCCTCCGACCCCGAGAAGGTGGCGGCCCTCGCGGCCCGCACCATGGTCGGCCGCAACGGCCTGGCCGAGGACTTCGCGGGGGCCGCGGTCTTCCTCGCGAGCCGCGCCTCGGCGTATGTCACCGGCCAGGCCCTCTTCGTGGACGGCGGCTTCTCCGTCCACTGA
- a CDS encoding MerR family transcriptional regulator, with the protein MNGDTLSIGELARRTGLTVKTVRLYSDRGIVTPAERTPAGYRRYTPEAVARLAFVRTLRELGLGLATIRRILDRELPLDEVAARHAAALDAQISALHLRRAVLTAVAARTPTTPEELRRMHHLARLTAIERRRLVDEFLDSVLDEVPAHFAIRRSMTPEPPDDPTQAQAEAWLELAELSLDPDFRDAVRRLAEYHVRHASCPPLPDAVALAHRHAGPALAAGIAPDSRDADPAVAALTADTGPDLLQRLESADDPRRDRYFELLAVINDWPPPEPHTPVIRWTVAALRARAA; encoded by the coding sequence ATGAACGGCGACACCCTCTCGATCGGCGAACTGGCCCGCCGCACCGGCCTGACGGTCAAGACGGTCCGGCTCTACTCCGACCGCGGCATCGTCACCCCCGCCGAGCGCACTCCCGCCGGTTACCGCCGCTACACCCCCGAGGCCGTGGCCCGCCTCGCCTTCGTCCGCACCCTGCGCGAACTCGGCCTGGGGCTCGCCACGATCCGGCGGATCCTCGACCGGGAACTGCCCCTGGACGAGGTCGCCGCCCGGCACGCGGCCGCCCTGGACGCCCAGATCAGCGCCCTGCACCTGCGACGCGCGGTCCTCACGGCCGTGGCCGCCCGCACCCCCACCACACCCGAGGAGCTACGACGGATGCACCATCTCGCCCGCCTCACCGCGATCGAACGCCGCCGCCTGGTGGACGAGTTCCTCGACTCGGTCCTCGACGAGGTCCCGGCCCACTTCGCGATCCGGCGCTCGATGACCCCGGAGCCGCCCGACGACCCCACCCAGGCCCAGGCCGAGGCCTGGCTGGAGCTGGCGGAACTCTCCCTCGACCCGGACTTCCGGGACGCCGTACGCCGGCTGGCCGAGTATCACGTGCGGCACGCCTCCTGCCCACCGCTCCCGGACGCCGTGGCGCTCGCCCACCGGCACGCGGGACCGGCACTGGCGGCCGGGATCGCTCCCGACTCCCGGGACGCCGACCCCGCCGTAGCGGCACTGACTGCCGATACCGGCCCTGATCTGCTCCAGCGCCTGGAATCCGCCGACGATCCGCGCCGGGACCGGTACTTCGAGCTGCTCGCGGTGATCAACGACTGGCCGCCGCCGGAACCTCACACCCCGGTGATCCGCTGGACCGTGGCGGCTCTGCGGGCGCGGGCCGCCTGA
- a CDS encoding LysR family transcriptional regulator encodes MLDVRRLHLLRELDRRGTIAAVAEALTFTASAVSQQLSVLEREAGVPLLERSGRRVVLTPAGRTLVSHADAVLERLELAVSELAGAREGIGGPLRIGTFPSGGPAIVPATLAELALRHPALEPMVREIDSARVSDGLRAGELDVALVHDYDFVPASPDTTVDQVPLLEEPMYLATGGARPAGPAARGATLGELLGPWATAPWITARDGTTGHAMAVRACQAAGFQPRIRHQVNDFRTVLALAAIGQGAGFVPEMATAHAPEDVVLTRLPLFRRSKVAFRAGGGTHPAIAAFVAAARTAVGATGGAAQKDLAALNTAFSGRRSRRPRRGPGR; translated from the coding sequence ATGCTCGATGTCCGACGTCTCCACCTGCTGCGCGAACTGGACCGACGCGGCACCATCGCGGCCGTGGCCGAGGCGCTGACCTTCACCGCCTCGGCCGTTTCCCAGCAGCTGAGTGTCCTTGAGCGCGAGGCCGGGGTGCCCCTGCTGGAACGCAGCGGCAGACGGGTGGTGCTCACGCCCGCGGGCCGCACCCTCGTCAGCCACGCCGACGCCGTTCTCGAACGCCTCGAACTGGCGGTCTCCGAGCTGGCCGGGGCACGCGAGGGCATCGGTGGGCCGCTGCGGATCGGGACGTTCCCCTCCGGCGGTCCCGCGATCGTGCCCGCCACGCTGGCCGAACTCGCCCTGCGACACCCCGCGCTGGAACCGATGGTGCGGGAGATCGACTCGGCGCGGGTCTCCGACGGCCTCCGTGCGGGCGAACTCGACGTGGCCCTCGTCCACGACTACGACTTCGTGCCCGCATCGCCGGACACCACGGTCGACCAGGTGCCCCTGTTGGAGGAGCCGATGTACCTGGCCACCGGCGGCGCTCGCCCGGCCGGTCCTGCCGCCCGCGGCGCCACGCTGGGGGAGCTGCTCGGACCCTGGGCCACGGCCCCATGGATCACGGCCCGGGACGGCACGACCGGACACGCGATGGCCGTACGGGCCTGTCAGGCGGCCGGATTCCAGCCGCGCATCCGCCACCAGGTCAACGACTTCCGTACGGTCCTGGCCCTGGCCGCCATCGGGCAAGGCGCCGGATTCGTACCGGAGATGGCCACCGCACACGCCCCCGAGGACGTGGTCCTGACCCGGCTGCCCCTGTTCCGCCGCTCCAAGGTCGCCTTCCGCGCGGGCGGCGGCACCCATCCGGCGATCGCGGCATTCGTGGCGGCGGCCCGAACAGCGGTGGGCGCCACGGGCGGTGCGGCCCAGAAGGACCTGGCGGCGCTCAACACAGCGTTCAGTGGACGGAGAAGCCGCCGTCCACGAAGAGGGCCTGGCCGGTGA
- a CDS encoding dihydrodipicolinate synthase family protein, with protein MKPEANLTGLFVPLVTPFTADLHLAEDALAALADEALSAGAQGLVALGTTAEAATLTTEERQTVVRICSAACRAHGAPLIVGVGTNDTAAALTTLRELARSGDVTAALVPAPPYTRPGEAGTLAHFTALAEHGGLPLVVYDIPYRTAQPLGTRALNTLGQLPEVIGVKYATGAIDAATMELLGSSAPGFAVLGGDDAVISPLLAAGAHGAVLASANVRTADFAELISLWHSDAAGPARRLGAELARLSAALFAEPNPTVIKGVLHAQGRIPSPAVRLPLLPASADSVRRAADLATGSAVPPPAAQRSAVRRLVGQ; from the coding sequence ATGAAGCCCGAAGCGAACCTCACCGGCCTGTTCGTCCCGTTGGTGACTCCGTTCACCGCCGACCTGCACCTCGCCGAGGACGCGCTCGCCGCCCTCGCCGACGAGGCGCTGTCGGCAGGCGCTCAGGGACTCGTCGCCCTGGGCACCACCGCGGAGGCAGCCACGCTGACCACCGAGGAGCGGCAGACCGTGGTCCGCATCTGCTCGGCCGCCTGCCGGGCCCACGGAGCTCCGCTGATCGTCGGCGTCGGCACCAACGACACCGCCGCCGCCCTCACGACACTGCGGGAGCTGGCCCGGAGCGGTGACGTCACCGCGGCACTCGTTCCCGCGCCGCCCTACACCCGGCCCGGCGAGGCGGGAACGCTGGCACACTTCACGGCACTCGCCGAACACGGGGGCCTACCGCTCGTCGTCTACGACATCCCGTATCGCACCGCTCAACCCCTCGGCACCCGCGCGCTGAACACGCTCGGGCAGCTGCCGGAGGTCATCGGCGTCAAGTACGCGACCGGCGCGATCGACGCGGCCACGATGGAACTGCTCGGCTCGTCGGCACCGGGCTTCGCGGTGCTCGGCGGCGACGACGCCGTCATCTCCCCGCTGCTCGCGGCGGGCGCGCACGGGGCCGTGCTGGCGTCGGCCAATGTCCGCACCGCCGACTTCGCCGAGCTGATCTCGCTGTGGCACAGCGACGCCGCCGGACCGGCCCGCAGGCTGGGAGCCGAGCTGGCCCGGCTTTCCGCCGCGCTCTTCGCCGAGCCGAACCCGACCGTGATCAAGGGAGTGCTGCACGCCCAGGGCCGTATCCCCAGCCCGGCCGTCCGGCTGCCACTGTTGCCCGCGTCCGCCGATTCGGTCCGACGAGCAGCGGACCTGGCCACCGGCAGCGCCGTGCCGCCGCCTGCCGCGCAACGGTCAGCAGTACGGCGCCTGGTTGGTCAGTGA
- a CDS encoding helix-turn-helix domain-containing protein: MGGREDRIRAKEERAWERELLDLLRPGGQSVRHVVDWLADAVDGTACLHDETGTVLAGTALDSGPFEALLGDIVAGRIASAAWEGQGRHLRLVRVAAPAGVLTVSRTAPFDRRATEIVTHTVQVLELLLRAHQATDSVHRLHQATSDLRLAILQLLMVEDTVSARRVAAGLWPGLLDTDSACVYVVESRPEERDRLVEECLDATAEQALVVRCPAMDGHVIVVTPRDSVAAVLRSLIGSRPRVFLGGSARQSLARTATAYGQAVSALAVAHFRPDQAAVYAERTHPERLMDPAGLHGWTARVLRPLDSLPHHTRAELLATTRLGLEFTAVSAAKVLGVSRNTVRARMERAETLLGTDFTDLTARAVVHLALNTQEHPEHDPDAEPAEAGELFAGPAMRTWAHDLLSRLDTDTRDLRRTLRTWIAEGGNAERAAQALGVHAQTVREHVRAAEPVLERQLLAGGGDLYEVVLAHLASGDLDQPLLRGVNQDETDSLVHG, from the coding sequence GTGGGTGGCCGAGAGGACAGGATCCGCGCCAAGGAGGAGCGGGCCTGGGAGCGGGAGTTGCTGGACCTGCTGCGACCGGGCGGGCAGAGCGTACGGCACGTGGTCGACTGGCTCGCGGACGCCGTCGACGGCACGGCCTGTCTGCACGACGAAACCGGCACCGTACTCGCCGGAACCGCCCTGGACAGCGGGCCGTTCGAGGCGCTGCTCGGGGACATTGTGGCCGGGCGGATCGCCTCCGCGGCCTGGGAGGGACAGGGCCGCCATCTGCGGCTGGTCCGCGTGGCGGCACCCGCGGGCGTGCTGACCGTGTCCCGCACGGCCCCCTTCGACCGGCGCGCCACCGAGATCGTCACGCACACCGTCCAGGTCCTCGAACTGCTGCTCAGGGCCCACCAGGCCACCGACTCCGTGCACCGGCTCCACCAGGCCACCTCCGACCTGCGGTTGGCGATCCTTCAGCTGCTCATGGTGGAGGACACCGTCTCCGCACGCCGGGTCGCCGCGGGCCTGTGGCCGGGACTGCTGGACACCGACAGTGCCTGTGTCTACGTCGTCGAGAGCCGGCCCGAGGAACGCGACCGGCTCGTCGAGGAGTGCCTGGACGCGACGGCGGAACAGGCGCTGGTCGTGCGCTGCCCGGCGATGGACGGGCATGTCATCGTCGTGACACCCAGGGACAGTGTGGCCGCCGTCCTGCGCTCGCTGATCGGATCCCGCCCTCGGGTCTTCCTCGGCGGCAGCGCCCGCCAGAGCCTCGCCCGGACCGCCACCGCCTACGGTCAGGCCGTGAGCGCGCTGGCCGTGGCCCACTTCCGGCCCGACCAGGCGGCGGTGTACGCCGAACGCACCCACCCCGAGCGGCTGATGGACCCCGCCGGGCTGCACGGCTGGACCGCCCGCGTGCTGCGGCCGCTGGACAGCCTGCCCCACCACACCCGCGCCGAGCTGCTCGCCACCACCCGTCTCGGCCTGGAGTTCACTGCGGTCAGCGCGGCAAAGGTCCTCGGCGTCAGCCGCAACACCGTCCGCGCCCGGATGGAGCGCGCGGAGACGCTGCTGGGCACGGACTTCACCGACCTCACCGCCCGCGCCGTCGTCCACCTCGCGCTCAACACCCAGGAGCACCCCGAGCACGACCCCGATGCCGAGCCCGCCGAGGCGGGTGAGCTGTTCGCCGGACCCGCGATGCGTACCTGGGCCCACGACCTGCTGTCCCGCCTGGACACCGACACCCGCGACCTGCGCCGCACCCTGCGCACCTGGATCGCGGAGGGCGGCAACGCCGAACGCGCCGCGCAGGCCCTCGGTGTCCACGCCCAGACCGTGCGGGAACACGTCCGCGCCGCGGAACCCGTCCTCGAGCGGCAGCTCCTCGCCGGCGGCGGTGACCTGTACGAGGTCGTGCTCGCTCATCTGGCGTCCGGCGACCTCGATCAGCCCCTTCTGCGCGGGGTGAATCAGGATGAAACGGACTCGCTTGTGCACGGGTGA
- a CDS encoding HAD family hydrolase — MFSSDHAGAVFFDVDGTLVPGTSSSVFLAGFFGHRDELAKAEDAYASGGLDNRQVSELDAAGWAGVHEDQVSGWLDGLPLVSGITETVTRCRQNGLVPMPATLAWSPVGSYLTDRFGFHGFSGPRLETADGRFTGRVARHFDEYDKRDFALAQARELELAPSSCGAVGDSRSDLPLFASVGLSVAFNASAGAREAATVTVDGDDLRGVLPVLSHLVTTTR; from the coding sequence GTGTTCTCGTCCGATCATGCGGGCGCCGTGTTCTTCGACGTCGATGGCACCCTCGTCCCTGGCACGAGTTCTTCGGTCTTTCTGGCCGGCTTCTTTGGCCATCGGGACGAGTTGGCCAAGGCCGAGGATGCCTACGCCTCCGGTGGCCTGGACAATCGGCAGGTCTCCGAGCTGGATGCCGCGGGCTGGGCAGGGGTTCACGAAGACCAGGTCTCTGGCTGGCTCGACGGGCTCCCCTTGGTCTCGGGCATCACGGAGACCGTGACCCGGTGTCGGCAGAACGGGTTGGTGCCCATGCCGGCGACCCTCGCCTGGTCGCCAGTCGGCAGCTACCTGACTGACCGCTTCGGCTTCCATGGGTTCAGCGGCCCTCGGCTGGAGACCGCCGACGGCCGATTCACGGGGCGGGTCGCCCGTCACTTCGACGAGTACGACAAGCGGGATTTCGCGCTCGCTCAGGCGCGAGAACTGGAGCTGGCTCCCAGCTCGTGCGGGGCCGTCGGGGACAGCCGATCCGATCTGCCGCTGTTCGCATCCGTCGGGTTGAGCGTGGCGTTCAATGCCTCGGCAGGAGCGCGCGAGGCGGCGACCGTCACGGTGGACGGTGACGACCTGCGGGGCGTGCTTCCGGTCTTGAGTCACCTGGTCACAACCACTCGTTGA
- a CDS encoding M55 family metallopeptidase gives MRIYISADMEGVTGLVDADDVQPGGRDYERGRLMMAEDVNAAVRGALAAGAIDITVNDAHGPMRNILPESLHPAARLIRGKPKHMGMLEGLTPDHDAMLCVGYHSRAGALGVLSHSFMGHEIEDIWLNGRCVGEIALAQAAAAALGVPVAVLTGDDRACEEMTEWDTSVTTVPVKYARDRFAADLRPADEAREAIEEAVTAALSVDRTPAAPPPADSTLTVRWQSSSVASTLLGIPGVTATDTRTVQAQGTLPALYRLFGVWMRVATSLTNQAPYC, from the coding sequence GTGCGGATCTACATCAGTGCGGACATGGAAGGCGTCACCGGGCTCGTCGACGCCGACGACGTCCAGCCCGGCGGCCGGGACTACGAGCGCGGACGGCTGATGATGGCCGAGGACGTCAACGCCGCCGTCCGGGGCGCCCTGGCGGCCGGCGCCATCGACATCACCGTCAACGACGCCCACGGCCCCATGCGCAACATCCTCCCCGAGTCCCTGCACCCGGCCGCCCGTCTGATCCGGGGCAAGCCCAAACACATGGGCATGCTCGAAGGACTCACCCCCGACCACGACGCCATGCTCTGCGTCGGCTACCACTCCCGGGCGGGAGCGCTCGGGGTCCTGAGCCACAGCTTCATGGGCCACGAGATCGAGGACATCTGGCTGAACGGCCGCTGCGTGGGCGAGATTGCCCTGGCCCAGGCCGCGGCGGCAGCCCTCGGGGTCCCGGTGGCCGTCCTCACAGGCGACGACCGGGCCTGCGAGGAGATGACCGAATGGGACACCTCCGTCACGACCGTGCCCGTGAAGTACGCGCGGGACCGCTTCGCGGCGGATCTGCGCCCCGCCGACGAGGCACGCGAGGCGATCGAGGAAGCAGTCACCGCCGCACTCTCGGTGGACCGGACGCCCGCGGCGCCACCCCCGGCCGACTCCACCCTCACCGTCCGCTGGCAGTCGTCCTCGGTGGCCTCAACCCTCCTGGGGATTCCGGGCGTCACCGCGACAGACACCCGCACCGTACAGGCCCAAGGCACCCTGCCCGCTCTCTACCGGCTGTTCGGAGTGTGGATGCGAGTGGCGACATCACTGACCAACCAGGCGCCGTACTGCTGA